The following are encoded together in the Actinomycetota bacterium genome:
- a CDS encoding VanW family protein, protein MSRKRARPLFVLAIGVFVGVMAVAAAWAIDSRVNDGKVLPNLVMADTRLRGMDRAQLEAWVAETAAQFALADVEVRVRGGGEGGESGMEATVEDLGAWVDEVATVERAMARARTGPWFARLWDWGRSFLAPIRMPVDVVVDPERLERVVAERDRGRTDPVEPDIAVRDGRLVGVAGEDGRGINPAALSRALSHSRVTSGSLVIEMAASPVPPRFTQQDADRLAAEAERLATEGLEVAAGGSTATVPAESLREWVRAEAGESSLRLALREDADVLEGLASLLPEAGTRPVDAGFTVSGGQVSITPPRPGTACCAPEAVEALGAALADPAARRGPVALPLRTAEAGRGEDAARALGIVELVGTFTTPHAAGEPRVRNIQLMADTIRGTVVGPGETFSINGIVGRRTREKGYVEAPIISGDYKFEADVGGGVSQFATTMFNAAFFAGLDITEYYMHGLYISRYPYGREATLSFPGPDLKVRNNSPHGVLVWPTYTATSITVSLYSTRFVTSSEQTGQVRVESEAVPPADAPTDPPPEPPGPCVNVTTERTRVYLDGRSVVDRFSGQYAPAEGWSCLTRG, encoded by the coding sequence GTGAGCCGGAAGCGGGCACGTCCCCTCTTCGTGCTGGCGATCGGAGTGTTCGTCGGGGTCATGGCCGTCGCCGCCGCGTGGGCCATCGACAGTCGCGTCAACGACGGCAAGGTCCTGCCCAACCTGGTCATGGCCGATACCCGGCTGCGGGGGATGGACCGGGCCCAGCTCGAGGCGTGGGTGGCCGAGACGGCCGCCCAGTTCGCGCTGGCCGACGTCGAGGTGCGGGTCAGGGGGGGTGGGGAGGGCGGCGAGAGCGGCATGGAGGCCACCGTCGAGGACCTGGGGGCGTGGGTCGACGAGGTCGCCACCGTCGAGCGGGCCATGGCCAGGGCCCGGACAGGGCCGTGGTTCGCCCGCCTGTGGGACTGGGGGCGCAGCTTCCTGGCCCCCATCCGCATGCCCGTCGACGTCGTGGTTGACCCCGAACGGCTCGAGCGGGTCGTGGCCGAGCGGGACCGGGGCCGCACCGACCCCGTCGAACCCGACATCGCGGTCCGCGACGGCCGCCTCGTGGGTGTGGCCGGCGAGGACGGGAGGGGCATCAACCCGGCCGCCCTCAGCCGGGCCCTCAGCCACAGCCGGGTGACGTCGGGATCGCTCGTGATCGAGATGGCTGCCAGCCCTGTCCCGCCCCGCTTCACCCAGCAGGACGCCGACCGCCTGGCCGCCGAGGCCGAGCGGCTGGCCACCGAGGGCCTCGAAGTGGCCGCCGGCGGGTCGACGGCCACCGTGCCGGCCGAGTCGCTGCGCGAGTGGGTGCGGGCCGAAGCCGGCGAGAGCTCGCTGCGGCTCGCGCTCCGGGAGGACGCAGACGTGCTGGAGGGGCTGGCCTCACTGCTGCCCGAGGCGGGTACCCGGCCCGTCGACGCCGGCTTTACCGTCAGCGGGGGCCAGGTGTCGATCACGCCCCCTAGGCCGGGGACGGCGTGCTGCGCCCCCGAAGCCGTCGAGGCCCTGGGCGCCGCCCTGGCCGACCCCGCCGCTCGCCGCGGGCCGGTGGCCCTGCCCTTGCGGACGGCCGAGGCGGGCCGGGGCGAGGACGCGGCCCGCGCCCTGGGGATCGTCGAACTGGTGGGCACGTTCACGACGCCCCACGCCGCCGGTGAGCCCCGGGTGAGGAACATCCAGCTCATGGCCGACACGATCAGGGGCACGGTCGTGGGCCCGGGCGAGACGTTCTCCATCAACGGGATCGTGGGCCGCCGGACCCGGGAGAAGGGCTACGTGGAGGCGCCCATCATCAGCGGCGACTACAAGTTCGAGGCCGACGTGGGCGGGGGGGTCTCCCAGTTCGCCACCACCATGTTCAACGCCGCCTTCTTCGCCGGTCTCGACATCACCGAGTACTACATGCACGGCCTCTACATCTCCCGCTACCCCTACGGCCGGGAGGCAACGCTGTCGTTCCCGGGGCCTGACCTGAAGGTCCGCAACAACTCACCCCACGGCGTGCTGGTGTGGCCGACCTACACGGCCACGTCGATCACCGTGTCGCTGTACTCGACCAGGTTCGTCACCAGTAGCGAGCAGACCGGCCAGGTCAGGGTGGAGAGCGAGGCCGTCCCACCGGCGGACGCACCGACCGACCCACCACCCGAGCCGCCGGGCCCCTGTGTCAACGTGACCACCGAGCGGACGCGGGTCTACCTCGATGGGCGTAGCGTGGTGGACCGGTTCTCAGGGCAGTACGCGCCGGCCGAAGGCTGGTCCTGCCTCACCAGGGGGTGA